A single region of the Austwickia chelonae genome encodes:
- the rsmG gene encoding 16S rRNA (guanine(527)-N(7))-methyltransferase RsmG → MSDSPKVDLASADELLSEIPEAPPGAADCFQDRLSLARTYVERLADSGVRHGLIGPREVPRLWERHVLNCGVVGELIPDGATVIDVGSGAGLPGIPLAIARPDIRIVLVEPLLRRTVWLEETVAALGLETVEIRRGKAEVFHGDLLASFVTARAVSRLVNLGTWCAPLLEPGGKLMALKGASVAEELHQDMPALQKLGFIGADIVTAGVGVVDPPTTVASLTLGPKGARGAKAKRMSSRAKRGMGSTSGKTGRERRRHSS, encoded by the coding sequence GTGTCCGACTCGCCGAAGGTGGATCTCGCTTCTGCGGATGAACTGCTGAGTGAGATACCTGAAGCACCTCCGGGTGCCGCTGACTGCTTCCAAGACAGGCTTTCGCTAGCTCGCACCTATGTCGAAAGGTTGGCAGACAGCGGAGTCCGGCACGGATTGATCGGACCTCGTGAGGTGCCTCGGCTCTGGGAACGGCATGTTCTCAACTGCGGCGTTGTGGGTGAGCTCATCCCAGACGGTGCGACAGTGATCGATGTCGGTTCAGGGGCAGGGCTTCCGGGGATCCCTCTAGCCATAGCCAGACCGGATATCCGGATCGTGTTGGTCGAACCTCTTCTGCGCCGTACGGTGTGGTTGGAGGAGACCGTTGCCGCGTTAGGGCTGGAGACTGTGGAGATCCGCAGGGGCAAAGCGGAGGTCTTCCACGGTGATCTTCTTGCCTCGTTCGTCACAGCTCGCGCTGTTTCGCGTCTGGTCAATCTTGGTACGTGGTGCGCGCCCCTTCTGGAGCCGGGTGGGAAGCTTATGGCTCTGAAGGGTGCCTCGGTGGCCGAAGAGCTTCATCAAGACATGCCTGCTTTGCAAAAATTAGGGTTCATCGGCGCTGATATCGTCACAGCAGGTGTTGGAGTGGTTGACCCGCCGACTACAGTGGCCTCCTTGACCCTGGGCCCGAAGGGCGCGCGGGGAGCGAAGGCCAAACGGATGTCTTCGCGCGCAAAGCGGGGAATGGGGAGCACCTCGGGCAAGACCGGCCGAGAGCGTAGGCGGCACTCCTCCTGA
- a CDS encoding protein jag, whose translation MTEQQVASRENDTVVATRNERDEEPTVTNGASGRAAKPLTKERAMQLEREGEVAADFLERLLDIADLDGDIDVDVDGDRAAVAIVDSEDGRVPRRLVGTEGQVLEALQELTRLAVQASTGDRSRLMLDVAGHRAGRRRLVLGEAREAIAKVRNGADKVALHPMTAFERKVVHDEVLASGLVSESDGVEPRRFVVVYPN comes from the coding sequence ATGACGGAGCAGCAGGTCGCCAGCCGCGAGAACGACACAGTCGTTGCCACACGCAATGAGCGTGACGAAGAACCCACCGTGACGAATGGAGCCTCTGGACGCGCGGCCAAACCTCTGACAAAGGAACGCGCGATGCAGCTAGAGCGAGAAGGCGAGGTCGCCGCCGATTTCCTTGAAAGGCTTCTGGACATCGCTGATCTCGACGGCGATATCGATGTGGACGTCGATGGCGACCGGGCCGCTGTGGCTATCGTGGACTCGGAGGACGGACGGGTTCCGCGTCGCCTGGTCGGTACCGAGGGCCAGGTCTTGGAAGCACTCCAGGAGCTGACCAGGCTGGCGGTGCAGGCATCGACCGGTGACCGGTCCCGGCTGATGTTGGATGTGGCGGGCCATCGTGCTGGGCGCCGTCGCCTGGTGCTGGGCGAAGCTCGTGAAGCCATCGCGAAGGTGCGTAATGGTGCGGACAAGGTTGCGCTGCACCCGATGACAGCTTTTGAGCGCAAGGTCGTCCATGATGAGGTTCTTGCCTCCGGCCTGGTGAGCGAGTCAGACGGCGTTGAACCGCGCCGTTTTGTCGTGGTGTACCCCAACTGA